In the genome of Thermotoga sp., one region contains:
- a CDS encoding M42 family metallopeptidase — translation MYLRDLSTMTGVSGDEERVREFIKSKIENFVDDLLVDKMGNLITLKKGKSSSKKLLVSAHMDEVGLIVCKIDKDGKVAFLPIGGVDPRILPGKVVQAKDLKGIIGYKPVHLQDKEAKTPPKFEDLRIDFGFSSKEEAEKHVSVGDCVSFVSEYMEGNGRATGKAFDDRAGCSLLIDILEEGVAPAYDTYFVFTVQEETGLRGSAVVVEQIEPSCALVVETTTAGDNPELEERKWATHLGDGPAITFYHRGYVIPRKILQVIVNTAKGMGIPFQMKRRTAGGTDAARYARTAYGVPAGVVSIPARYIHSPNSVLDLNDYRNTLKLVKAVIEEGKIVEVI, via the coding sequence ATGTATCTTAGAGATCTTTCCACCATGACCGGTGTCTCCGGTGATGAAGAAAGAGTCAGGGAGTTCATAAAGTCGAAAATAGAAAACTTCGTGGACGATCTCCTCGTTGATAAAATGGGAAACCTCATTACTCTCAAGAAGGGGAAAAGTTCCTCCAAAAAGCTTCTTGTTTCTGCCCACATGGACGAAGTGGGCTTGATTGTGTGTAAAATAGACAAAGATGGAAAGGTAGCGTTTTTACCCATCGGCGGGGTGGATCCCCGGATCCTTCCGGGAAAGGTCGTTCAGGCGAAGGATCTGAAGGGAATTATAGGTTACAAGCCTGTGCACCTTCAAGATAAAGAAGCAAAGACGCCCCCCAAATTCGAGGACCTGAGGATCGATTTTGGATTCTCCTCGAAGGAAGAAGCGGAAAAACACGTTTCCGTGGGGGACTGCGTTTCTTTTGTGAGTGAGTACATGGAAGGAAACGGGAGAGCAACGGGTAAGGCCTTCGATGACAGAGCGGGTTGCTCTCTTCTCATAGACATTCTTGAAGAAGGAGTTGCTCCTGCCTACGACACCTATTTTGTCTTCACGGTTCAAGAAGAAACAGGACTTCGTGGGAGTGCCGTGGTAGTGGAACAGATAGAACCAAGCTGCGCTCTGGTTGTGGAGACGACAACAGCTGGAGACAACCCGGAGCTAGAAGAACGGAAATGGGCGACCCATCTCGGTGATGGCCCCGCAATCACTTTCTACCACAGAGGTTACGTGATACCGAGAAAAATCCTCCAGGTTATTGTTAACACGGCGAAGGGAATGGGAATTCCTTTCCAGATGAAGAGGAGGACAGCCGGAGGAACAGACGCTGCTCGCTACGCGAGGACAGCCTATGGTGTTCCAGCCGGGGTTGTGTCCATTCCAGCAAGGTATATCCACAGTCCAAACTCTGTTCTGGATCTGAACGATTACAGAAACACTCTGAAACTCGTGAAAGCCGTCATCGAAGAGGGAAAGATCGTGGAGGTGATTTGA